Proteins encoded together in one Synechococcus sp. BL107 window:
- a CDS encoding TIGR02466 family protein: MTGTFFMGKNISSRSMIFSTPIWKSIYPRAKEENSRFGEFLLDQMADAGLDNTSRSLVNGWKSAEIDDLRENPLWASLGAFVAEVCSEILSVNIKSLRVQSSGANIQGFGGYNTAHNHANAILASVYYISAPPGAGSLVFHDPRSQAFFANHYDCFQGKILGRQKLGIKPDSGSLYIFPAWLMHEVEQNKSRDLRISIPINIMNQ; the protein is encoded by the coding sequence TTGACAGGCACTTTTTTTATGGGCAAAAATATTTCAAGTCGTTCAATGATCTTCTCAACGCCTATATGGAAAAGCATTTATCCGCGTGCTAAGGAAGAAAACTCGCGTTTTGGTGAATTCCTATTAGATCAAATGGCCGATGCTGGTCTTGATAATACTTCACGATCTCTTGTGAATGGTTGGAAATCCGCTGAAATTGATGACTTGAGAGAGAATCCTCTTTGGGCGTCTTTGGGAGCTTTTGTTGCTGAGGTTTGTTCTGAAATTCTGTCTGTAAATATTAAAAGCCTGAGAGTACAAAGTTCAGGTGCAAATATTCAGGGATTTGGTGGATATAATACTGCCCATAATCATGCAAATGCGATACTGGCCAGTGTCTACTATATTTCTGCTCCTCCTGGAGCCGGGTCACTAGTTTTCCATGATCCGCGCTCTCAGGCTTTTTTTGCAAATCATTATGATTGCTTCCAGGGAAAAATTTTGGGCAGACAAAAGCTGGGCATTAAACCTGATTCGGGTTCATTATATATTTTCCCGGCATGGTTGATGCATGAAGTTGAGCAAAATAAGTCCAGAGATTTGAGGATCTCGATCCCAATAAATATCATGAATCAATAG
- the psbD gene encoding photosystem II D2 protein (photosystem q(a) protein), producing the protein MTIAVGRAPQRGWFDVLDDWLKRDRFVFIGWSGLLLLPTAYMAIGGWLTGTTFVTSWYTHGIASSYLEGCNFLTAAVSTPADAMGHSLLLLWGPEAQGDFVRWCQLGGLWAFVALHGAFALIGFMLRQFEIARLVGIRPYNAIAFSGPIAVFVSVFLMYPLGQSSWFFAPSFGVAAIFRFLLFLQGFHNWTLNPFHMMGVAGILGGALLCAIHGATVENTLFEDGEQANTFKAFEPTQEEETYSMVTANRFWSQIFGIAFSNKRWLHFFMLFVPVMGLWTSSIGIIGLALNLRAYDFVSQEIRAAEDPEFETFYTKNILLNEGLRAWMAPADQPHENFVFPEEVLPRGNAL; encoded by the coding sequence TCCTCGATGACTGGCTCAAGCGCGACCGCTTCGTATTCATTGGCTGGTCTGGCCTTCTTCTGCTCCCGACGGCCTACATGGCTATCGGTGGCTGGCTGACCGGCACCACGTTTGTCACCTCCTGGTACACCCACGGCATCGCGTCGTCGTACCTCGAAGGTTGCAACTTTCTCACCGCTGCTGTTTCGACCCCCGCTGACGCGATGGGTCACAGCTTGCTGCTGCTCTGGGGCCCAGAAGCCCAGGGCGATTTCGTCCGCTGGTGTCAACTCGGCGGCCTCTGGGCTTTTGTTGCCCTGCACGGTGCTTTCGCACTGATCGGCTTCATGCTGCGTCAGTTCGAAATTGCTCGTCTCGTCGGCATTCGTCCTTACAACGCCATCGCCTTCTCCGGCCCGATTGCGGTGTTCGTCAGTGTTTTCCTGATGTACCCCCTCGGCCAGAGCAGCTGGTTCTTCGCGCCATCCTTCGGTGTGGCAGCGATCTTCCGCTTCCTCCTCTTCTTGCAGGGCTTCCACAACTGGACGCTGAACCCCTTCCACATGATGGGAGTGGCCGGCATCTTGGGCGGCGCTCTGTTGTGTGCGATTCACGGTGCAACCGTGGAAAACACACTGTTCGAGGATGGTGAGCAAGCGAACACCTTTAAGGCGTTCGAACCCACCCAGGAAGAAGAGACCTATTCCATGGTCACCGCCAACCGCTTCTGGAGCCAAATCTTCGGAATTGCGTTCTCCAACAAGCGCTGGCTGCACTTCTTCATGCTGTTCGTGCCAGTGATGGGCCTCTGGACTAGCTCCATCGGCATCATCGGTCTGGCCCTCAACCTGCGTGCCTATGACTTCGTGTCACAGGAAATCCGCGCTGCTGAGGACCCCGAATTTGAGACCTTCTACACCAAGAACATTCTTCTGAATGAAGGTCTGCGTGCCTGGATGGCACCGGCTGACCAGCCGCATGAAAACTTCGTCTTCCCTGAAGAGGTTCTGCCCCGCGGTAACGCTCTCTAA